Proteins co-encoded in one Acidobacteriota bacterium genomic window:
- a CDS encoding protein kinase translates to MTPEVGQVFGPYEILGRVGSGGMGLVFRAWDERLHREVAIKLVRDNYRVPGMKERFLQEARAASRLNHPNICTIFDIGEKDGDPYLVMELLEGETLKEKIQRSAFSAEEIVTYAREISDALATAHAKGIIHRDIKPANIFLVKKPGTPTQAKVLDFGLAKVSKATRRTRISPIDDEQHPQRYDDSPLDLTVEGVTVGTVSYMSPEQARGHVLDPRSDLFSLGVVMYEMATRRTPFRGTTSSQVFVQILEHDPEPVRNWNESIPRELERIILRLLSKDRRQRFQNARELNSALEKISGRLTKGTWLRKHSPAPVPIVRSLEPVARDRRRIKRDSGVHPIPPPRDSRPDSASILIRPLRIPANDLDMRPAKQATPQTAAVLTAGSSSTGVAGNTSDSIATPPLSLSRGSSSMMQFEYGFDEAVSSEVEIAPASDPRRGALKQWAARIAIAIFVVALAVAGIVALRGGRFISAALEPRDVLLLTAIQDKTGDALGGAVLEGLDLSLSQSRRFTVRSYGAYQAGLRQIQGRSNGQATPSPRAVAQQVGAKAYLFGEIFHASGNPGTYTIRVDALRSDTNDRLLSLTEQADSRNEIPSAIDRLARSLRIELGENSNTVTDNSTPLHRQGTSDIDALKAYSDGDLAAQTGNALSALSAYRQAVARDSQFAQAFLKIAWLSYDQHADVEAADAAQRAMAASKTGDDSIRLLAEFCYEMLAAGDYSRAASTIRQYNDQFPGNSDGMVGLASVLRAQAHLVESLLAAQQAYEQDPSRSSAYTEAQFAMIGLDRYADALKLAVQANKLGALPGRATLPASYLADKADILQEQARSIENSGPSHRSLSPAELAAYALYLDNVAKWAEAEQVWTRAVAAASTAPGLSSAAASMLAQAALNRALAGRCSDALPLLQMSHGRSQGPVAVFRAGMANALCGRIQESEKAIDSLDQIGSSGFSTAKSFPFELKAAIALSKKDPTQALQLLEEVDTVDPSLLPYLRQRADVALGKPQQAADNLQSIADHRGAVYLSGVSLYGQAIQELARINGHNETVATR, encoded by the coding sequence ATGACACCAGAGGTTGGCCAGGTATTCGGGCCGTATGAAATCCTCGGCAGGGTTGGCAGTGGCGGTATGGGGCTGGTCTTCCGGGCCTGGGATGAGCGGCTGCACCGCGAGGTTGCGATCAAACTGGTGCGCGATAACTATCGCGTTCCGGGAATGAAGGAGAGGTTTCTTCAGGAGGCCCGCGCCGCCTCGCGTCTGAACCACCCCAACATCTGCACCATCTTTGACATCGGCGAGAAGGATGGCGATCCCTACCTCGTCATGGAGTTGCTCGAAGGCGAAACCCTCAAGGAAAAGATCCAGCGCAGCGCCTTCTCGGCAGAAGAGATCGTCACCTATGCACGCGAGATCTCCGATGCCCTCGCAACGGCCCATGCAAAAGGCATCATTCATCGCGACATCAAGCCCGCCAACATCTTCCTCGTCAAGAAGCCGGGAACCCCGACTCAAGCGAAGGTCCTCGACTTCGGACTTGCGAAAGTCTCCAAGGCCACGCGAAGGACGCGTATCAGCCCCATCGATGACGAGCAGCACCCACAACGCTATGACGACTCCCCTCTCGACCTCACGGTAGAAGGTGTCACCGTGGGCACCGTCTCCTACATGTCGCCGGAGCAGGCGCGAGGACATGTCCTCGATCCGCGATCGGACCTCTTCTCCCTCGGCGTCGTCATGTATGAGATGGCAACGCGGCGTACTCCCTTCCGCGGCACGACCAGCTCGCAGGTCTTCGTGCAGATTCTTGAACACGACCCTGAGCCGGTTCGCAACTGGAATGAATCTATTCCGCGGGAGCTCGAACGCATCATTCTCAGGCTGCTCTCCAAAGACCGGCGGCAGCGGTTCCAGAACGCGCGCGAACTGAACTCTGCTCTTGAAAAGATCTCCGGCAGGCTCACCAAAGGGACGTGGCTTAGAAAACATTCGCCTGCGCCTGTCCCCATCGTTCGCTCGCTTGAACCTGTCGCGCGCGACCGGCGCCGCATCAAGCGCGATAGTGGGGTTCATCCCATTCCGCCGCCCCGTGATAGCCGTCCCGACTCGGCAAGCATTCTCATTCGTCCTCTTCGTATTCCTGCAAACGATCTCGATATGCGGCCTGCAAAGCAGGCCACGCCGCAAACAGCCGCAGTTCTCACCGCCGGAAGCTCTTCGACAGGAGTTGCCGGCAACACCAGTGATTCGATCGCTACCCCTCCCCTTTCGCTGTCACGCGGCAGCTCCAGCATGATGCAGTTTGAGTATGGTTTCGACGAAGCTGTTTCATCCGAGGTCGAAATCGCACCTGCTTCAGATCCTAGGCGCGGCGCGCTGAAGCAATGGGCTGCAAGAATTGCCATCGCAATATTTGTCGTGGCGCTCGCCGTAGCTGGCATTGTTGCCCTGCGCGGAGGAAGGTTCATCTCTGCCGCGCTGGAACCGAGGGATGTTCTGCTGCTTACTGCTATCCAGGACAAGACCGGAGATGCTCTTGGTGGCGCCGTGCTCGAAGGGCTCGACCTGTCGCTCAGCCAATCGCGCAGGTTCACCGTCCGAAGCTACGGAGCATACCAGGCTGGCCTACGCCAGATACAGGGCAGAAGCAACGGACAGGCAACGCCCTCCCCGCGCGCTGTAGCGCAACAGGTCGGTGCGAAGGCATATCTCTTTGGTGAGATCTTTCACGCATCCGGCAACCCAGGCACCTACACCATCCGTGTCGATGCACTTCGGTCCGACACCAACGACCGCCTTCTCAGCCTCACCGAACAGGCTGACTCTCGCAACGAGATCCCCTCTGCGATCGACCGTCTCGCCCGGTCGCTTCGCATCGAGCTTGGCGAGAACAGCAACACTGTCACCGATAACAGCACACCGCTTCATCGACAGGGCACAAGCGACATCGATGCCCTGAAGGCTTACTCCGACGGCGATCTGGCAGCGCAGACTGGTAACGCACTGAGCGCGCTCTCAGCCTACCGTCAGGCCGTTGCGCGCGACAGCCAGTTCGCACAGGCTTTTCTCAAAATAGCCTGGCTCTCCTACGATCAGCACGCCGACGTGGAGGCCGCCGACGCAGCGCAGCGAGCAATGGCCGCATCCAAAACCGGAGACGACAGTATCCGTCTCCTCGCTGAATTCTGCTACGAGATGCTTGCCGCAGGCGACTACTCCCGTGCCGCCTCCACCATCCGTCAGTACAACGACCAGTTCCCCGGCAACTCCGATGGTATGGTTGGCCTTGCCAGCGTCCTTCGCGCGCAGGCCCACCTCGTTGAGTCGCTTCTTGCCGCGCAGCAGGCATACGAACAGGACCCATCACGCTCCAGTGCTTACACTGAAGCGCAATTTGCAATGATCGGGCTCGACCGATACGCCGATGCCCTGAAGCTCGCCGTACAGGCGAACAAGCTCGGCGCACTGCCCGGACGCGCCACTCTCCCGGCAAGCTACCTTGCCGATAAAGCGGACATCCTCCAGGAACAAGCGCGTTCTATCGAGAACAGCGGCCCATCCCATCGTTCCCTATCCCCGGCTGAGCTTGCGGCCTACGCGCTCTATCTCGACAACGTTGCAAAGTGGGCTGAAGCGGAACAGGTGTGGACACGAGCCGTGGCCGCAGCCTCCACTGCGCCTGGTCTCTCCTCCGCAGCAGCCTCGATGCTCGCTCAGGCTGCATTGAACCGCGCGCTCGCCGGCCGCTGTTCCGATGCCTTGCCGCTTCTGCAGATGTCTCACGGACGCTCACAAGGCCCGGTCGCCGTCTTTCGCGCGGGCATGGCAAACGCTCTCTGCGGCCGGATTCAAGAGAGTGAAAAGGCCATCGATTCGCTGGATCAGATCGGATCGAGCGGCTTCTCCACAGCAAAATCCTTCCCCTTCGAACTGAAAGCGGCAATTGCTCTTTCAAAGAAGGACCCAACACAGGCGCTCCAACTTCTCGAAGAAGTCGACACGGTTGATCCTTCGCTGCTTCCCTACCTGCGCCAGAGAGCGGATGTTGCGCTTGGTAAACCGCAGCAGGCAGCGGACAACCTCCAGTCCATCGCAGATCATCGCGGCGCAGTCTATCTCTCAGGAGTAAGCCTCTACGGACAGGCCATCCAGGAACTCGCTCGCATTAATGGGCATAACGAGACCGTCGCAACCCGCTAA
- the uvrC gene encoding excinuclease ABC subunit C has product MDLYQKIRTLPTSPGCYLYKNAEGEVIYVGKAKNLRARVRSYFLEASQANAKTGTLMREAVDLDYITVANEHEALALENNLIKQRKPRFNILLRDDKTYPYIKLTMGDRYPKVFVTRRLRKDGSAYFGPYFPGNLAYRLVDLIHRSFLIPSCKVDLSRYHPRACLQYYIKRCLGPCVEGFTTPEEYRQAIKDVQLFLEGRPGELEQRLTARMQEAAEAERYELAARLRDQVSTVHQMMDKQRIATAENEDADVFGFHYENEMLAVNLFHMRSGKIVDRRDLFWEDLPDLASFGDTAEEPEDAEVRARLEPDPVVAAPELGDGATDGTQQAAITEPGTPFSPAAFFSALLKQLYLDQGYVPRSILIPVDFPDRGVLAELLAERTGHRVEILVPQRGEKRSLVDLVGQNAKQSFDQRFRVLLPSKKAIAEALQDALMLEEIPKRIECFDISHIQGAETVASMVVWEDGAMKKSDYRKFQVRTVTGVDDFASMREIIHRRYKRLLEEKKALPSLILIDGGLGQLHAAAEALNELGVTLQPLASIAKREEVIYVYGQEDEPVVLDRRSPVLHLVQKIRDESHRFAITYHRKRREMRDRDSELLAIPGVGPRTRQRLLEHFGSLRGIRQATPDALTAVVNAATAKQIRSYFDAEDAAALPILQASTKR; this is encoded by the coding sequence ATGGACCTTTATCAGAAAATCCGGACGCTCCCGACCTCACCCGGTTGCTATTTGTACAAGAACGCCGAGGGTGAGGTGATCTACGTCGGCAAGGCGAAGAACCTGCGGGCCAGGGTGCGGTCGTATTTTCTGGAGGCGTCGCAGGCGAATGCCAAGACGGGCACGCTGATGCGTGAGGCGGTAGACCTCGACTACATCACCGTCGCCAACGAGCACGAGGCGCTGGCGCTTGAAAACAACCTGATCAAGCAGCGCAAGCCACGCTTCAACATTCTGCTGCGCGACGACAAGACATATCCGTACATCAAGCTGACGATGGGCGACCGCTACCCAAAGGTCTTTGTGACGCGGCGGCTGCGCAAGGATGGCAGCGCGTATTTTGGTCCATATTTTCCCGGCAATCTTGCTTACCGGCTCGTGGACCTCATTCACCGGAGCTTTCTGATTCCGAGCTGCAAGGTGGATCTGTCGCGCTATCATCCGCGCGCGTGCTTGCAGTACTACATCAAGCGCTGCCTGGGGCCGTGCGTGGAGGGCTTTACGACGCCGGAGGAGTACCGGCAGGCAATTAAGGACGTGCAACTCTTTCTTGAAGGGCGTCCGGGCGAACTTGAGCAGCGGCTCACGGCCCGTATGCAGGAGGCCGCCGAGGCAGAGCGGTATGAACTTGCAGCGAGACTGCGCGATCAGGTCTCGACCGTTCACCAGATGATGGACAAGCAGCGGATCGCTACTGCGGAGAACGAGGACGCGGATGTCTTCGGCTTCCACTATGAGAACGAGATGTTGGCGGTGAACCTGTTTCACATGCGTTCGGGGAAGATCGTCGACCGTCGAGATCTTTTCTGGGAAGACTTGCCGGATCTTGCGAGCTTTGGAGATACCGCGGAAGAACCGGAGGATGCAGAGGTGAGGGCTCGCCTTGAACCCGATCCCGTTGTGGCGGCCCCTGAGCTTGGAGATGGAGCGACGGATGGGACACAGCAGGCAGCGATCACGGAGCCTGGCACGCCATTTAGTCCTGCGGCGTTTTTTTCGGCTTTGCTGAAGCAGCTTTATCTCGACCAGGGATATGTGCCGCGATCGATCCTGATCCCCGTGGATTTTCCAGACCGCGGAGTTCTCGCCGAGCTGCTGGCGGAGCGAACGGGACATCGCGTGGAGATCCTTGTGCCGCAGCGTGGAGAGAAGCGCTCGCTGGTGGACCTTGTGGGGCAGAATGCGAAGCAGTCGTTCGACCAGCGGTTTCGCGTGCTGCTGCCGTCGAAGAAGGCCATCGCGGAGGCGTTGCAGGACGCGCTGATGCTGGAGGAGATTCCGAAGCGGATTGAGTGCTTCGACATCTCGCACATACAGGGAGCGGAGACGGTCGCCTCGATGGTTGTGTGGGAGGACGGTGCGATGAAGAAGTCGGACTACCGCAAGTTCCAGGTACGCACGGTCACCGGGGTGGACGACTTCGCGTCGATGCGCGAGATCATCCATCGAAGATATAAGCGTTTGTTGGAGGAGAAGAAGGCGCTTCCTTCACTGATCCTGATCGATGGCGGATTGGGGCAACTTCATGCAGCCGCGGAGGCCCTGAATGAGCTTGGCGTTACATTGCAGCCGCTGGCATCGATTGCGAAGCGGGAAGAGGTCATCTACGTTTACGGACAGGAGGACGAGCCGGTGGTGCTCGACCGGCGTTCTCCTGTGCTGCATCTGGTGCAGAAGATTCGCGACGAGAGCCACCGTTTTGCGATCACGTATCACCGCAAGCGGCGCGAGATGCGCGACCGCGATTCAGAGTTGCTTGCGATCCCGGGAGTGGGTCCGCGTACGCGGCAGCGCCTGCTGGAGCATTTCGGGAGCTTGCGGGGGATTCGGCAGGCTACGCCCGATGCACTGACGGCGGTTGTCAATGCTGCGACGGCAAAGCAGATTCGCAGCTACTTCGATGCGGAGGATGCGGCGGCGCTTCCGATACTCCAAGCGTCGACGAAGCGTTAG
- a CDS encoding OmpA family protein produces the protein MSSTTRFHFVSAGEIKPGAVTAALAGAFLLTLTVGCSSKNYVRSQTAPIVQQTNNLDAKTASDHRTIVDTDERAQKGIASAQSAADAADQHALAAGQSADTAGRSAQEAYNRVDTLSGVIANLDNYKSIADVSVTFGFDKSVLTASDKKTLDDFAASLAEKRAYILAVTGGTDSTGDANYNYGLSQRRADAVVNYLSTKYNIAPHKFYLIGIGKDQEVATNNTSAGRAKNRRVEVKLMTNMDQSGNTAMNSH, from the coding sequence ATGAGCTCCACGACACGCTTCCATTTCGTTTCTGCCGGAGAGATCAAACCCGGTGCTGTTACCGCTGCATTGGCCGGTGCGTTTCTGCTCACCCTCACCGTGGGTTGCTCGAGCAAGAACTATGTTCGCTCGCAGACGGCTCCTATTGTTCAGCAGACCAACAATCTGGATGCCAAAACGGCATCCGACCACCGCACCATCGTCGATACCGACGAGCGCGCGCAAAAGGGCATCGCTTCGGCGCAGAGCGCAGCCGATGCCGCCGACCAGCACGCCCTCGCGGCTGGCCAGTCCGCAGACACCGCAGGCCGCTCCGCGCAGGAGGCCTACAACCGCGTCGACACCCTTAGCGGCGTCATCGCCAACCTCGACAACTACAAGTCCATCGCCGACGTCAGCGTCACCTTCGGCTTCGACAAGTCCGTCCTCACCGCCTCCGACAAGAAGACGCTCGACGACTTCGCCGCAAGCCTCGCCGAGAAACGCGCCTACATCCTCGCCGTTACAGGAGGCACCGACTCCACCGGCGACGCGAACTATAACTATGGCCTTAGCCAGCGTCGTGCCGATGCTGTGGTCAACTACCTCTCCACCAAGTACAACATCGCACCGCACAAGTTTTATCTCATCGGCATCGGTAAGGATCAGGAAGTTGCCACCAACAACACCTCAGCCGGCCGCGCCAAGAACCGCCGCGTCGAGGTCAAGCTGATGACCAACATGGACCAGTCCGGCAACACGGCAATGAACAGCCACTAG
- a CDS encoding HAD family phosphatase, producing MNAIHAVLFDYGQVLSLSLDPIQWQRMLQIATVDETAFDHGYWAFRHAYDRGELNGVDYWQKVGASAGRAFTPDQVGALIHADVELWTRLNTPMVDWARQLQAARIRTGILSNIGDAMMHGLLRKFDWLSAFDHHVWSYRLLLAKPEAAIYAAAAEGLKTPPTNILFIDDKRENTDAALAFGMKAIQYTDHPTFLREMQERGLGYLLNPTPVPTPSLT from the coding sequence ATGAACGCAATCCATGCAGTCCTCTTCGACTACGGCCAAGTCCTCTCCCTCTCTCTCGACCCCATCCAGTGGCAGCGGATGCTTCAGATCGCCACCGTCGACGAGACCGCATTCGACCACGGCTACTGGGCCTTCCGCCACGCCTATGATCGCGGCGAACTCAACGGCGTCGACTACTGGCAGAAGGTCGGCGCAAGCGCGGGACGCGCCTTCACCCCCGACCAGGTCGGCGCCCTCATCCACGCCGACGTAGAGCTCTGGACACGGCTCAACACTCCCATGGTCGACTGGGCCCGCCAGCTCCAGGCCGCCCGCATCCGCACTGGCATCCTCTCCAACATTGGCGATGCCATGATGCACGGCCTCCTCCGCAAATTCGACTGGCTCTCCGCCTTCGACCACCACGTCTGGTCGTACCGTCTGCTTCTCGCCAAGCCGGAGGCGGCCATCTACGCCGCCGCAGCCGAAGGACTCAAGACCCCGCCCACCAACATCCTCTTCATCGACGACAAGCGCGAGAACACCGACGCCGCCCTCGCCTTCGGCATGAAGGCCATCCAGTACACCGACCACCCCACCTTCCTCCGCGAGATGCAGGAGCGTGGCCTCGGCTATCTCCTCAACCCCACTCCCGTCCCCACGCCGTCACTCACATAA